Proteins encoded within one genomic window of Scomber japonicus isolate fScoJap1 chromosome 16, fScoJap1.pri, whole genome shotgun sequence:
- the tspan37 gene encoding tetraspanin 37, giving the protein MRRNALKTTLQLTSQLLWVVGLVVGLSGVYLLMKYRHSSLFFTHIYIILPAVFALASAVFLLAAGCLGSWLSLRDSTFLQGLFVYLLVVVFCLESTASALAYFHSIKLDSEIAPLSEVFQKYTGSSQDPNSRAVDATQEELQCCGVHDYRDWLKTSWFNHTGGLYVPHSCCNSTFPSCNGTVNQQWQLNQQGCQVKLEMTLQFVLSFINWCSLLVLVVEVVSILTVTQLMRDQPFMEHQVWDKT; this is encoded by the exons ATGAGAagaaatgctttaaaaacaactcTACAACTCACATCCCAACTTCTGTGG GTGGTGGGGTTGGTGGTCGGTCTGAGTGGAGTCTACCTGCTGATGAAGTACAGACACAGCAGCTTGTTTTTTACTCACATCTACATCATCCTGCCAGCTGTCTTTGCACTCGCCAGCGCTGTGTTCCTATTGGCCGCTGGATGCCTCGGCTCCTGGCTGAGCCTCAGGGATTCCACCTTTCTGCAGGGGCTG TTTGTTTATCTACTAGTTGTGGTCTTTTGTCTGGAAAGCACAGCTTCAGCGTTGGCTTATTTCCACTCTATAAAG CTGGACTCAGAGATAGCCCCCCTCAGTGAAGTGTTTCAGAAGTACACAGGCAGCAGCCAGGACCCCAACTCCCGTGCTGTGGATGCTACACAAGAAGAG TTGCAGTGTTGTGGTGTCCATGACTACAGGGACTGGCTGAAAACCTCCTGGTTTAACCATACAGGAGGACTCTATGTTCCTCACAGCTGCTGCAACTCTACTTTCCCCTCCTGCAATGGGACTGTGAATCAACAGTGGCAGCTTAACCAACAG GGTTGCCAGGTGAAGCTGGAGATGACCTTACAGTTTGTGCTGAGTTTTATCAATTGGTGTTCCCTGCTGGTTTTAGTGGTGGAG GTTGTTTCGATTCTGACGGTGACGCAACTGATGAGGGATCAACCATTTATGGAGCATCAAGTGTGGGACAAAACTTAA